Proteins from a single region of Budorcas taxicolor isolate Tak-1 chromosome 11, Takin1.1, whole genome shotgun sequence:
- the ARRDC1 gene encoding arrestin domain-containing protein 1 isoform X1: MGRVQLFEVRLNHGRVVYSPGEPLVGAVRVRLAAPLPFRAIRVTCTGSCRVSNKANDSAWAVEESYFNSALSLADKGSLPAGEHSFPFQFLLPATAPTSFEGPFGKIVHQVRATIDTPRFSKDHQCSRVFYILSPLNLNSIPDIEQPNVASTTKKFSYKLVKTGSVVLTASTDLRGYVVGQVLRLQADIENQSGKDTSPVVASLLQKVSYKAKRWIYDVRTIAEVEGAGVKAWRRAQWQEQVLVPALPQSALPGCSLIHVDYYLQVSLKQPEAVVTLPVFIGNIAVNHVPLSPWPGPGLVVPSAPPQEEAEAVASGPHFFSDPVSLSTKSHSQQQQPHAALGSVPHGAPEPRPQDGSPAPHPLPPPLCISTGATVPYFAEGSGGPVPTSSTLILPPEYSSWGYPYGEWGPGAWRGGSAPGPVQTWLSPCRGPAVL, translated from the exons CCATCCGCGTGACCTGCACGGGGTCCTGCAGGGTGTCCAACAAGGCCAACGACTCGGCCTGGGCGGTGGAGGAGAGCTACTTCAACAGCGCCCTGTCTCTGGCCGACAAGG GGAGCCTGCCTGCTGGAGAGCACAGCTTCCCCTTCCAGTTCCTGCTTCCTG CCACGGCTCCCACGTCCTTTGAGGGCCCTTTCGGGAAGATTGTACACCAGGTGCGGGCCACCATCGACACGCCACGTTTTTCCAAGGATCACCAGTGCAGCCGCGTGTTCTACATCTTGAGTCCCCTGAACCTGAACAGCATCCCAGACATCGAG CAACCCAATGTGGCCTCCACCACCAAGAAGTTCTCCTACAAGCTGGTGAAGACGGGCAGCGTGGTCCTCACGGCCAGCACCGACCTCCGAGGCTACGTGGTAGGGCAGGTGCTGCGGCTGCAGGCAGACATTGAGAACCAGTCAGGCAAGGACACCAGCCCGGTGGTGGCCAGTCTGCTGCAG AAAGTGTCCTACAAGGCCAAGCGCTGGATTTACGACGTGCGGACCATCGCCGAGGTGGAGGGGGCCGGCGTCAAGGCCTGGCGGCGGGCTCAGTGGCAGGAGCAGGTTCTGGTGCCCGCCCTGCCCCAGTCCGCCCTGCCGGGCTGCAGCCTTATCCACGTGGACTACTATCTGCAG GTCTCCCTGAAACAACCGGAAGCTGTCGTGACGCTCCCGGTCTTCATCGGGAACATCGCTGTGAACCACGTCCCACTGAGCCCCTGGCCAGGCCCCGGCCTGGTAGTACCCTCGGCGCCGCCCCAGGAGGAGGCGGAGGCTGTGGCCAGTGGCCCTCACTTCTTCTCGgatcctgtctctctctccaccaAGAGCCactcccagcagcagcagccgcatgcAGCCCTTGGCTCTGTGCCCCACGGTGCCCCAGAACCCCGTCCTCAGGATGGCAGCCCTGCTCCGCACCCTCTGCCACCTCCCTTGTGCATCTCCACAGGTGCCACTGTGCCCTACTTTGCAGAGGGTTCTGGAGGTCCGGTGCCCACCTCCAGCACCCTGATCCTCCCCCCGGAGTATAGCTCGTGGGGCTACCCCTATGGTGAgtgggggcctggggcctggcgGGGAGGGAGTGCCCCGGGCCCTGTGCAGACCTGGCTGTCTCCCTGCAGAGGCCCCGCCGTCCTATGA
- the ARRDC1 gene encoding arrestin domain-containing protein 1 isoform X2, which yields MGRVQLFEVRLNHGRVVYSPGEPLVGAVRVRLAAPLPFRAIRVTCTGSCRVSNKANDSAWAVEESYFNSALSLADKGSLPAGEHSFPFQFLLPATAPTSFEGPFGKIVHQVRATIDTPRFSKDHQCSRVFYILSPLNLNSIPDIEQPNVASTTKKFSYKLVKTGSVVLTASTDLRGYVVGQVLRLQADIENQSGKDTSPVVASLLQKVSYKAKRWIYDVRTIAEVEGAGVKAWRRAQWQEQVLVPALPQSALPGCSLIHVDYYLQVSLKQPEAVVTLPVFIGNIAVNHVPLSPWPGPGLVVPSAPPQEEAEAVASGPHFFSDPVSLSTKSHSQQQQPHAALGSVPHGAPEPRPQDGSPAPHPLPPPLCISTGATVPYFAEGSGGPVPTSSTLILPPEYSSWGYPYEAPPSYEQSCGGVDPGLTPGS from the exons CCATCCGCGTGACCTGCACGGGGTCCTGCAGGGTGTCCAACAAGGCCAACGACTCGGCCTGGGCGGTGGAGGAGAGCTACTTCAACAGCGCCCTGTCTCTGGCCGACAAGG GGAGCCTGCCTGCTGGAGAGCACAGCTTCCCCTTCCAGTTCCTGCTTCCTG CCACGGCTCCCACGTCCTTTGAGGGCCCTTTCGGGAAGATTGTACACCAGGTGCGGGCCACCATCGACACGCCACGTTTTTCCAAGGATCACCAGTGCAGCCGCGTGTTCTACATCTTGAGTCCCCTGAACCTGAACAGCATCCCAGACATCGAG CAACCCAATGTGGCCTCCACCACCAAGAAGTTCTCCTACAAGCTGGTGAAGACGGGCAGCGTGGTCCTCACGGCCAGCACCGACCTCCGAGGCTACGTGGTAGGGCAGGTGCTGCGGCTGCAGGCAGACATTGAGAACCAGTCAGGCAAGGACACCAGCCCGGTGGTGGCCAGTCTGCTGCAG AAAGTGTCCTACAAGGCCAAGCGCTGGATTTACGACGTGCGGACCATCGCCGAGGTGGAGGGGGCCGGCGTCAAGGCCTGGCGGCGGGCTCAGTGGCAGGAGCAGGTTCTGGTGCCCGCCCTGCCCCAGTCCGCCCTGCCGGGCTGCAGCCTTATCCACGTGGACTACTATCTGCAG GTCTCCCTGAAACAACCGGAAGCTGTCGTGACGCTCCCGGTCTTCATCGGGAACATCGCTGTGAACCACGTCCCACTGAGCCCCTGGCCAGGCCCCGGCCTGGTAGTACCCTCGGCGCCGCCCCAGGAGGAGGCGGAGGCTGTGGCCAGTGGCCCTCACTTCTTCTCGgatcctgtctctctctccaccaAGAGCCactcccagcagcagcagccgcatgcAGCCCTTGGCTCTGTGCCCCACGGTGCCCCAGAACCCCGTCCTCAGGATGGCAGCCCTGCTCCGCACCCTCTGCCACCTCCCTTGTGCATCTCCACAGGTGCCACTGTGCCCTACTTTGCAGAGGGTTCTGGAGGTCCGGTGCCCACCTCCAGCACCCTGATCCTCCCCCCGGAGTATAGCTCGTGGGGCTACCCCTATG AGGCCCCGCCGTCCTATGAGCAGAGCTGTGGTGGTGTGGACCCTGGCTTGACCCCGGGGAGCTGA